CATGACGTTTGGAGGAAGAAGCAGAATTGTGGATGAGATGTTTTTGTTGATTAAACAAACTCTCATACTTTGGTTTTTTGACAGAGATGTATTTAGAGAATTCAGTGTAACTCAAATACTGCTTCATTGGGAGACTATTCTGATTTGTAACATAGTCTCCTGACTTTGTACTTTTCTTTTTATTAATATAACcttcttttttcaaaaaaaaaatcaaccaagaaaaaaaatgaatcatTTACGAACAGTAAGGGATTATGCATTGCATGTTGTGATGAGAATCTTTCTATTTGTATACGGTTTCATTTCATGTTTTACCTAAAAACAGTTTTTGAGAAGGGATTGGTACTGTCCCAGTTGCTATCGTCCACATTAAAGAGCAGCAGAAATTGCTTGTTCTTTGAAAAGAAGAGAGTGATCATCAGTAGGTTTCTTTGAAGATCCAGTTATATTCTATCGATTGAATCCGAACGTTGATTGATTGCGTGACTATTATCTTTATAGTTGTTAttttataagaagaagaaaacaccaTGTGTTTTGATTCTCCTGTCCTGGTTTGCAGCACTAGGGTTTTTGAGTTCTTTACCTTTTTTCTAAGCGAGAAGAATATGATCAAAGTTTTTGCAAGTGTGCCGGGAAAACATGTGGTACATGAGAATACTTTAATCTGAGTCAGGAAAATATACCGAGCTGGCCCTAGTTAGTGAGTCGACAATGATTTTGACGCTTTTCGGATCACATTTTGCtcaccctttaacaaaaatctttaCGAGTGTAAAGAAGTCAAagtcaacaaataaaacaaagacTTTAGCTTCAGATTTACGCGAGTCTTCTTCCTGACAAGAAAACCAGCTTTCaatcaatttatgttttcatGTTTGAAACCCTCAAAATCGTTgaaatgaaaccctaattctgtatAAGAATCATAATCTCtttctcatatttttttttaCGATGGCAACCGGACTCCCAGAAGAGATGATGATCAATATACTCTTATGCTTACCGGTGAAATCTGTCTTAAGATTCAGGTGTGTATGCAAGACTTGGCGTGATTTATTCAAAAGTCCTGATTTCACTCGGATGCACCTTAATCGTTCTAAGGAAAACAATCAACTCAATTTCATGCTTAGTGATGGCAAAGAAATGTACTTCGTACATAACGATGAATCATCTTTGACAGAATCGTTTGATAAAGCTATACAGGTACATCACCCATTGAAATCTTCTGAAACAAGTGTTCAAATTTTGGCGTTTTGTGATGGTTTGTTTTGCTTAGATAAAGGATATTCGAAAACTTCGATTTGCCTTTGGAACCCATGTACCGGTGAATACAAGGAaataccagcaccaccaccaccaatcaaATTTCCGAATCATTTATTGGCTCAGACAACGGAGTTTAGGCAGATGAGAATCGGTGAACACAGAACCTCTTATGGATTTGGTTACGACTGCAACATCAAGGATTATAAGTTGGTGCGAATTGTGGACCTCATTAGCCATGGTTCCGAGGTCCAGGTCTATACATTAGGGTCGAATGCGTGGAGATCGATTGCCCATATTGCTTATAACATTGCATATCAAGAACCACATGGTATACTTGTTAATACAACTCTACATTGGAGTGCACGCAAATCTTCCACGCAGCTCCATTCAATTGTTTCTTTTCATATTGAAAGTGAGAGTTTCAAGGAAGTACCGTTACCACGAGCAGAAAATTTTGATGATAAGCACCAGATTAGTCTGTGTGTTTCTGGAAGATGTCTTTGCATACTTACTCATCATCATAAGGTTCGTACTGATGTATGGGTGATGAAGGAATACGGGGTGGGACATTCTTGGGCTAAGCTTGTCAGCATAACTCAACAGACGATTCTCGACTCATTTTACTTGATGCCTGTACTATTTATCAAGAATGATGTGGTTCTATTAGATCAAAATTACCATTCTGGTCTACTTTGTATGACCCAAAACATGAAGATGCTATCATTGATTTTGACCTGCAAATGCTAAGGATTACACCTTATGTTGGTTGCTTAGTGTCACTTAATTCAGGTATGTATGTGGGACAAGAAAAAAGAGAGGAAGTAATTGAACAAAAGCAGATGCTCAGGAGAATAAGCAAGAGGCAGCGTTTATGAGAAGCAAAGATATGGTCCATACGGAAAGGAGGTAAAGCATTTATAAATTCAAGTCACCTGCCATATTCAGTGTTTTGTATATCTAAGAACGAACTTCTGATTTTTTTCACAAACTTAATATGCAATGGAATGATGTTTTTGTGCTTTGCTGAGTATATACGACACCATGTTCTACTCGAAACTATGTCATGTATTATAATTGATTATATGCAGATAAGAATAAATGAACAATGACTTGTAAGTGAGGATTTATCTTAGCTGCCTTTGTTAGCAAGTAGAATGAATGAAGCGATATTTTGTTTTCTGAATCAGAAAATGCTTTTACAATGTGGGCGTCGGGAGTTAGGCTGTGTGTTAGTGCACTGCGTACATGGTTCCATTTTGAATGGTGGTGAAATTAATGCTTGACACTGCATCTGCAATTCGAGTTAGATTTACTAGCATTCATCATATGAGATGTTTCTTTTCCAGTTACTTTCCTCTGTATCAAATACTCCAATGAACCTTTAGTCTTCCTTTTTAAGTATTAAAGAATCTGATCAATTTTTGTTTTCACAAATCCTAACTGGAATGCAAACCCAAATCATCAAGCTTCTCCTGCACGTCATGCCATGAAAAAGTAGAAAATTGGAAAAGAGGTTACCTTATATTTGCACATCCTCTTGGCTGGCTTAAATTCTCCTATCGTCCTATGGTACATATTTTATACTGGCTGTTATCTTGGTGATGATGTGTTCTGGTGATCCTTTCTTAGGAGTTAGAAATTGGACTTGGACACGGTGATGATTTTAAAACTTGTAAACCTAATGAGATTGTCTTTCCATTCATCAGATAGATGCGAGGTTCAAGAAAGGTGGATGGTTGCCTTGTGGTATTCTGACGATTAATATATATATTTCAAGAAAGGTGGATGGTTGCCTTGTGGTATTCTGACGATTAATATCTATATTCAGGATGTTTATAACTTCGTTTTAGATAATTTGGCTGACAATGACGGAGCGAGGATTTTTCCATGAGGCGAAGCTAAAATAATTTAACACAAACATATACAATAATAGAAAGCTACTTAACTTGTACTAGTAATTTAGAAAATGTTACACGTTTATGTTCGAAATCGATAATCGATAATATTGAAAATTtcctatcaatttttttttccacaaCCAAATAGTCTCTAaagatttatttttattcattttgttGCAAAGACTAGTTTTAATAATTGCTATCGTCTAAAACACTCCTCCGTGGCAAAAGAAATGTGTAGTACTTTGTGTACATCTTTTCCTTAACTTCAAAAATAGAAGTTCGATATTACGTTATTGATTagcaaagaaaatgaaaacaggcAAGAACATGCGTATAGATTCTTACATTTCCATCCGAATCATCTCCATCCCATCCATCAATTTCCAGGTACATTTCCAACAATTTAATATTCTATTGTACCTAGAATAAGTTGGTTTACCATCCGGTACGCAACAATTTAATATTCTATTGTACCTAGAATAAGTTGGTTTAGTTAGTAGTACAATGTCAAGCAGTACTAAAACAAAAGCGAGATACCGAAAAGCGGAGGGGAACGAGTGAGGCCTTATTGGGATCACAAATCACAACCACCGACCACCGTTCAAAATCCAAATCCTTTAAGAGGATGAGGTACTTAAACTGTTAGCCAAGTCACGAATTAAGCATGTCATAGGAACTATAATTTTCAGACATCAATTAATCAATACAGAAATCAATTAATTATAAACCCTAGATCTTAAATATGAAAGAAAAACATATTTAACTCACAATGTGAAATCAAAATTCAATTGATTAACACTAAATTGATAACaacaattagaaaaaaaaataccTTCAATACGATCGCTTTCATTATCTCGTCCGATGAAGATTTTAAAACCGCATGAATTATATGTTAATTTCTTGTTCTCTTAATCAATTTATTTCTCAACTCCTCACTGTGATACATATAGTTACCA
This genomic stretch from Papaver somniferum cultivar HN1 unplaced genomic scaffold, ASM357369v1 unplaced-scaffold_41, whole genome shotgun sequence harbors:
- the LOC113342401 gene encoding F-box protein CPR1-like, giving the protein MATGLPEEMMINILLCLPVKSVLRFRCVCKTWRDLFKSPDFTRMHLNRSKENNQLNFMLSDGKEMYFVHNDESSLTESFDKAIQVHHPLKSSETSVQILAFCDGLFCLDKGYSKTSICLWNPCTGEYKEIPAPPPPIKFPNHLLAQTTEFRQMRIGEHRTSYGFGYDCNIKDYKLVRIVDLISHGSEVQVYTLGSNAWRSIAHIAYNIAYQEPHGILVNTTLHWSARKSSTQLHSIVSFHIESESFKEVPLPRAENFDDKHQISLCVSGRCLCILTHHHKVRTDVWVMKEYGVGHSWAKLVSITQQTILDSFYLMPVLFIKNDVVLLDQNYHSGLLCMTQNMKMLSLILTCKC